AATCGGCAAACGTGTCGACATCACGCATTGCATCTCCGCTCTGTCGTCGTGTAGCTCCGCGCTGTGGCGTCTCCgtgctgtgtgcgcgttttCCGGATggcgagaggagaagcagccgtgcggcgtgccaccgctggtgctgctgctgctgtggctgcgtgGAGTGCTATGATGAAAAACGTTTCCTTAACGACGAGCGGACCGACACGCACCCATGCGGACAGTTCGAATGTGTACAAATGTTGAGCCTCCCGCCTCCCGCGCCCGTgtcatcgccgctgcaccgtgcgcctgcatgcgtgcgcgtgtgcggcggggGACACTGGACAACGACGTCTCTGTCTAACGGGGTGCGACGCTGCTCTGTCGGCGCACCTCGATNNNNNNNNNNNNNNNNNNNNNNNNNNNNNNNNNNNNNNNNNNNNNNNNNNNNNNNNNNNNNNNNNNNNNNNNNNNNNNNNNNNNNNNNNNNNNNNNNNNAACTCCGCTAGGTGAGATGCCGCGGGTGATACTTCTCCAAGAGctccgtcgccaccgccgcgcatcCACGTCGCtggggcgtgtgcgcctctgtgcctgtgtatgtgtatgcatatgcatgtgtgtgtgtgcttgtgtttgtgtgccagctgcgctgccgcgcaggaTGAGAGACATTCAACGGATCCCAATCAGAGCACTGTGCACTGAAACCCCGTCCTGATGCTAATCCGCAAAACAACGGCTgacgcggcgacgcagccggcCACGGGCACGTGCTGTGATGTGCCGCGTGACGGATGGATGGCATGGAAAGCAGCGACGGAGCAGTTCTTAGAATGTTGCAGTCGTAGCATTTCTCACACCGAGACAGATGcagggaggtggtggcgtggCTCACAAACGACATGACGGGAGACTGCCtgcagaggcggctgccggcTCTTGACGCACACAGTTGTCACAGCGCTCTCCAAAGAtggcgcctgcgcgcatGTCGTGGAGTGTAAAGGACCACCCTTTCTGTGAAACAAGCGGGCGCACACGAGAGACAGACGTACCTGGGCTTTCCGTATTGGctttttttctgctgctTTATTCGGGCATCGGTGTGGACGTAATCGGCGGTCCTGCTGCAGGGAGGCCGGGGTGCATCCAGCGGCATGCGGACGGCTGTGACATGCATCGTTCTGAGGCGTTCGGAGCCACGTGCCAGTCTCGAGACGCAGAAGCTGAccgaagaagaagagggaaagcGATGCACCGTGGCGATCACCTGCTTGTTTCGTACGTTGGTCTTTTCCTCCAACCGTCTTCCATCCACCACTTCCTTCTCTGCGCCGTCCCCCAGCCCCCCTTTTTCAGTGCATGTGGCTCCTCCTTCACCGATCACCTGCACCCCAcctccccttcttcttctAGCGGATTCGGCCGACTGTggtgagcagcagcttcggccAAAGGGGTGAAGTCaggcgtggtggcggcgattGATGGactgcgccgcacgcacaccgtTTTGCAGACGTATACACATTCCTGCGAGCACACAGAACTGCAGGCGCGCTTGAGAGGATCATAGACACACGCTAATAGGCATAGAATCAGGACCACAGCAGGCTGAGCCTCACCGCACATCGTCCACCGCGGCCACCACGGCACACGACTATGTGAGCGACGGCGATAAGCGTAATCTTCGCCAGGAAAGTAGCTCGGCTCTGTCTCTCCTCGTCGGCTTCGTAGAGCGCGCTCCccgcccgcacacgcagTGCTGCTTCGTTATGCCGCCGAAGCGTAAGGGTGCACGAGCTGTGCCTGCTCCGAAAACATCGAAGTCGCGCACGGCCTCCGCGGCAGTAGCTAGTGCAGATGGCCAATTCGACCCCGCGACCGCAACGAGGGCCAAGATCCCGACGGCGCTAGCCGCGGAACCAACTGGGCGCAAGCGTGGGCGGCCGCAAAGCGCGGGCGCGTTGCCAGCCAAGGCAGCGGGAGCCTCGGCGCCACTTCAGCCGTGCGTGCCACAAGTGTCTGCGGGTGCGCAAAAGCCGAAACGAAGGGCTGGCGCCGGCAATGCAGCTGCCTCGTCCACAGCGACTGGGCAAGCAGCCGCACAGACACCTCAGCCTCCACCAGAAAAGGTGGCACGGACAGAGCTGCCCCAGCCCGTCGTTTCAAGGCCTACATTAATggctgctgtcgcggcaTCGGCCATCAAAGAAGTGGGGACCGCCAGGCACCACAATGCAAGCACAGCGGACGAGGACCAACCCGAGAGCGTCTCCCTGCTTCGTCGCTATCTCCCTTTCCCGGTCCCGGCGTCCACtaacagcagcggcgcctcggATGCACAGGAGTGGAACATAAGTGACGCCGTGGTCTTCTCGACGTATCTCGCCGAGGTGCAGTCCCACCTAActcgccactgctgccggcaACTCGCGCGGCTCACCACATCAACCGCGCCAGCCTTCTTGCACGCTGCAGCCCtgggcgaggcagcgctgacAGCCTCCCCAACACCACACATGTTGGCTCACGCAAGCAGCGGCCCTGACGATCAAGGGTCGCTGTCGCCGGTAGAGCAACTGGTTGACAGGCAGGAGCAGGCATATCGCACACTTCGGGCCACCATCGCTGCCTCCTGCGCTCTAGGTCACCGCTCCTGCCAGGTACTATGGGggccgcgcggcagcggcaagcacCGCATTCTGCGTCTTCTCGCTCACGACGTTCGTCGCACCCCCAACACCTTCGTAATAGAGCTGCAGGGGCGGCTGCTGAAGGACGACGAGGCCGCTCTCGGCGTCATtgcccagcagctgctctccTTCTTACAAAGCCCGCAgtccgcgcagctgcgcgccgtgcaTTACCTCTtgcgcaccggcaccttCGGGTTTGGCCAGCTATTTCACTTCGAGCGGCACATGCAGGACGGCGAcatggtggcggccgcggcgacagcgccaggACTCAGCGCACGCGCTATGGACGGTGCGGATACGTTACTCCTGCACACGTCTCAACACATGACTGGAGACGGCGGCCGAAGCGGCGCgactcggcggcagcgcccgtCAACGGTAACTGCCCCGCCCACGAAAGCTCCGCACCGAGGGGCGAggcgtgcgcgctggcgcttgAGTCGCCCCGCGCCTGGTGATCGGGCCGACAGCAACGCGGACGGGTCGGCTGAGGATGCGGAGGACGATGCTACCGAGGACGAAGAAGCCGTGCAAGGGAGCGGCGTCATGGTGACGTCCACCACGACATACCTCACCGGCGGGGCGGCGAGTGCCCTGCCTCATCTCCAGCaagcgcttctcctcctgaAGAGCCTAGGTTGCAGCATTGTCGTGTGCGTCCGCGACATCGACGTTTTCGGCATCCGCTGCGATCAACTCCTCTACGTCCTCTCCGGTCTCATGCACGATagtgacggaggcggcggcggtgcaggtggtggcggagggcTGTCTCTCGTGCTGGCGTCCGCCGCGCCTGACATCCGCcagctggagaagcggcTCTCCAGTCGTCTAACTTGCGAGACGCGGTacgtgccgctgttgccctGGTCCTTGCGCAACCTGCTTGCCGCTACGCTGCACACAATGGCGCAGGACGCGTCGCACCAGGTTTGCATGAAGGAGGTTGGTCGACAAAGGGCGGACCTAGTCGCAACTCTGCGTTCTGGTGCGACGAAACTGCGACAGAGcacggagggcggcggcaagaTCCAAAAGCgtgagcaggaggcgctgaaaAAGTCGATGGCTGACCTGGAGGCGCGACTGCACGCGAGCGAGGCCACGCTGCGAGAATTGCGTGCACAGCGGCGACACCTTCTCAGCCTGCTCGACACAGAGACTGCCCCCACGACCATGGCACTCGGCGCCAACAGTGCCGGCTCTCCGGCACTGGGTTACTACAGAGCTTCCGGCTGGCGCTCTtcagcgctgccgttgccgctgcagctACAGCAGCGGGCGCCCACCTCTGCAAGTTCAACGTCTTCGTCCTTTACGACTGCTCGCACCTGGTCTGTCGGCTCGCTGCTCGCCCACTCCTCTCTGACGCTCGAGGTGCAGTGCGTCATGTGCGAGGAGCTTCTCCGACAACTCTGTTgcgccacacgcgcacgccaagCACGGGGTTCTGCCGGTGTTGATGCCGcctgtggcagcggctgcccTGCACTCGCGCAACTGGTGACGGAGCTGAGCACGGAGCTCGAGCtgaacagcagcaccagctcaACCGTGCTGACGGTGCTGGCGAATCACCTGTGCAAGGCTGCTAGCGGTGCCGTCGATCTTCTTGGTGGAAGTGGtcggcgcgtgctgctgagTTGGTTGCgcgcacggctgcggcaAGAGCCCATCCCtccggcggccgccagcgtcacctctgctgcgcagGCAAGCACCACATGCCCAGCGGGGGTGCCACAGATGATTTTGCTGCGCTGgcgggaggcggcgcagtcCATGGTGACGAACATCCCCGACCGTCGTGCAGGGCTCGCCGAAGAAGCAGCAATGAATGAGCGCTTCGTTGGCGTTGACCTCCGACCATCGCTTGCCTTGGGCGACCGTgagccggcggcgacggatGGTGCGAACATCAGCCGCTCAGAGTACCACCGCCCACCTCCagggctgccgccgctgtctttGCTGCCCCCGAACCTACATGACCTGCTCGCCGACGGTCAGCTTGTTGGCATGGGCTACGGCAGtcgcgaggtgctgctggtccTCTTCTACATGCACATCCACCACACCAGCGGCGTGCAGGAGCGCACCGTAGCCGATCTTCTCGAAGacgtctcctcctcgcttgggacgaaggcggcggctgcgctaGATCGAGAGGCGTTTCGCCATGCCATTCGCCTgctgtgccgctggcggctcctgcgtgtggtggaggcgcactCACAGCTGCTCGAAatctgcggcagcgacgcgcgaCTGCGCGAATTTCTCTTGACCGTGCTGTCAAAGCAACCCGCGTGGTGTGAAGCTGAGTTGGGCCTTGACGCGCGCGAGATCATGCGCTTCCGCAGCCTCCTGTGACacgcagcatcagcagcacaggAGCGAGAAACGAAAGGAggcagctgctgtggtgtccgtgtgcgtgACTGTATGCGTGATTCTTATTGGCTGGGAGTACAGGAAGAGCAAGGCAGGGCATCTCGCGCGTGCACAGCGGACGAAGTCGCCGCTTACCTGTACGTGCACGGAATCGCGCGCATACATCATCCAGACGAACCGTGCGGCCTGGTATCTCACTTGTGCACCGCATGCAGCGCACCTCGACATTAACTCTTCAAATCACTGGACCATCTGTAATGGGATCTGCCTCTCCGCCCATCTAGGAATGGGAACCGGCAGATGAGATGGCAGAGCGTCAGCCGTATCAACATCCGCGGCCTTGTGTgtgccacgcgcacgcacacgcacacccaaaCCGCCCCCTCTGCGATCACATCCCTGAAGTGCCTACGCGTATCCCTTCCCTCCGATCTACTCTCTGACCTGGCTGCCGGCAGGGAACACACATGTAAGCGCATACACACGAATTCGCCACAACGTCATCCATTGCATAGAAGGAAAAGGCCTATTCTCGACGCAGCAGACAAGACACACGCTGGCCCCTACACCAAACCGCACTCCTCTACGAGCCGCAGGAAGCGAAGGGTGCCAGTGAGTGTGGTCACGGCAGGATACTCCCCTAAGTCTCTCTCCCGCACGAACGCatccttcttcgcctccttgAGCGAGCagagggtgagggggagggaagatgGCTGACCATAGCTCCGAGAACTCGACAGCGGCGGAGACCGTAAACAGTGATCTCGATGCCACGCGccccggcgccgacgccgccacgctcAGGGGCAGCTCCGGCGCTGACGAGACCTCCAAGAATGTGACGACAAGTGGGCAGGACGTGCCAGAAGACCAACAAGGATCGACCACTGCAGGCGTGGCAGACGGTGCGAatggcgaggcagcggtgagCGCCGAAAAGGCAACGGCCGCCAACACCAacaacgacggcagcggcagccaagAAGATGGCGAAGCGGACGAGgatgaggaagaggacgacgCCGGGCACTGGGAGCGCGTTGCGGCGAGCGATGTCAAGAACATCATCTTGCAAGTGTTGAGCCCATACTTtgacgacgacgtcggcggtggcgccgctgcaggcccTGGTGGTGATTTGGCCGCTATACCGTCTGCGTCGGgcccttcgccgccggcaaTCGAAGAAGACCGCGACGGTGACGACACGGCGCAACGCTACGATCATTTCAAGGCCGAGGAgtgggtggcgctggtgtGCGACGGCATCATGGAGCGCCTGGTCGCCCTTGGAAAACCGTTCAAGTTTGTCGTGCACGCGATGGTGATGCGCAAGTGCGGGGCaggtgtgcacgtgtgctcTAGCTGCTATTATGCCCCTATGGATGGTTGGCTGAGCCACGCCCACGACCTCTCTGCACACCTCTACGCGGTTGTGACGGTGTACTGGTGCGCAGTGTAGGCGTCGTATGCGCGCATCTGTgcgccccttcctccctcgaTGTGAATTAAAgctccaccccacccctccttctACCACAGATCGCgggcctctccctctctcaaGCATTGGCGCGCGCAGCCTCGCCACGACGGTGACGAGCCTGatcaacccccccccccttgcaGATGGAAGCGAGACGGCCGAAACCATCAATAGACGATGTCGCCATCAACAACTGCATCAGTGTACGATGTACACTGGCCTTCCTGAGTCTTTGGGTGAGTGTGTCGTGGCGATGATGACGCGCGCATCCTCTCACCGGCCATCTCCACCGTTGCAACCAGTACTTGGatctgtttctttttttcgcgtCCGAAACGCGGAGGAGATCCCCCAAAGTCTCTCTCCTGTCGTGCGCTCCCGCACTCTCGACAAGAGATGCGCGCCCGTGGGCCTCACGGGTGCGTAGCGGTGTGGTCGATGCACATGCCgtacccacccacctcatCTTCCCTCGCCTTTGCATTCAAATGTGCGCATGGATAGACATGTACATCGCTATTGAATGAACGAAACAACATAATGCGCAGCAtggcgccccccccccacgaTCGTGTCCGTAACTGGCACATCTCCTCCAGCCCACCCATCGACTTCCGCTCTTCGctcttcgctctccttcgcgcacgcgcacaagcactACTATACACATCtgtgtgccccccccctcccattGGCCTTGtgcctcgctctcgctcgcgctctctgtctgtctcactcgtgtgtgtgtttgtgtgtgcgcgcgtgtatgtgagCGGGCATCGTAGCCTTCTCCCACCGTTCTTTACGCCTTCCTGCTTTATTTCCTTTGTTGTTCTTCTTGTGCGCctaccccaccaccaccaccccccaTACACACCATACACCACACCCCACAGGGCTCCctgacggcggtgcttgTCTTCCTCTTATGCTTTCTGCGTGGGACGAAGAGCAACGATACTCCGAAATTAGGGCCCGCGCCGTCTCCACACTTGTCACCTCTCCCTaatccctccccctcccccctccccgcaccTCTTCGCAACCGGCAGGTATGTTTCGCTCGTGTGTGCATCGCCTTGCCCccaaggcgaaggaggcgttTGTTCGCGGTAAGCCGCATCTCATCATCGGCACCATCGGTCACGTCGACCACGGCAAGACGACGCTGACGTCGGCCATCACGACGGTTCTCGCGAAGCGCGGtcaggcgcaggcgctggacTACTTCGCCATCGACAAGTCCCCGGAGGAGAAGAGCCGCAAAATCACCATCAATGCCACGCACGTCGAGTACGAGTCGGAGAAACGCCACTACGGACACATCGACTGCCCCGGTCACATGGACTTTGTGAAGAACATGATCACCGGAGCTGCGCAGATGGACGGTGGCATCAttgtggtggcggccaccGACGGCGTCATGCCGCAGACACGCGAGCACCTCCTGATCTGCTCGCAGATCGGGCTTCCGGCGCTCGTAGGGTTCATCAACAAGGTGGACATGACGGACGAGGACACGTGCGACCTGGTGGACatggagctgcgcgagcagctggagaaATACAAGTTTCCGGCGGAGGAGACGCCAATCGTGCGCGGCTCAGCCCTCAAAGCCGTCGAGGGCGATGCGAAGTACGAGGAGAACATTCTCGAACTGGTGCGGAAGTGTGACGAGTGGATCCCTGACCCGCCGCGCAACACAGACAAGCCTTTCCTTATGGCCATCGAGCACGTTTACGAGATCGGCAAGGACAAGAAGAGCGTTGTCGTGACCGGCCGCGTCGATCAGGGCATTCTGAAGCTCAACACAGACGCCGAGCTGGCCGGCTTCAGCTCCAAGAAGTCGACGGTGAGGGTGACGGGCATCGAGATGTACCACAAGACGCTGAGCGAGTGCATGCCTGGTGACTCCGTCGGCGTCAGCATTGTCGGGACCGGCGACACGACCAGTCTATCCAAGGGCAACGTGGAACGCGGCatggtgatggcggcgacgggtAGCACGAACCTGTACAACAAGGTGAAGGCGCAGGTGTACGTGCTGACGAAGGATGAGGGCGGCCGCCACACTGGCTTTAGTCCTCACTACCGCCCGCAGCTCTTCTTCCATTGTGCTGACGTGACGGCGGACATGAGCTTCccggaggcggagaagcacCGCGAAGAGCTCAACAAGAAATTCGGCCGCGGCCCCGAGGAGGACAAGAAGAAAGAGGCAGCGATGAAGGAGTTCGAGAGCAAGCTCGTCTGCATGCCGGGCGATAACCGCGAGCTGATCCTGACGCTGGCGTACCCGATGCCCATTGAAAAGGGTCTGAAGTTCACCATCCGTGAGGGC
The window above is part of the Leishmania donovani BPK282A1 complete genome, chromosome 18 genome. Proteins encoded here:
- a CDS encoding elongation factor Tu, putative translates to MFRSCVHRLAPKAKEAFVRGKPHLIIGTIGHVDHGKTTLTSAITTVLAKRGQAQALDYFAIDKSPEEKSRKITINATHVEYESEKRHYGHIDCPGHMDFVKNMITGAAQMDGGIIVVAATDGVMPQTREHLLICSQIGLPALVGFINKVDMTDEDTCDLVDMELREQLEKYKFPAEETPIVRGSALKAVEGDAKYEENILELVRKCDEWIPDPPRNTDKPFLMAIEHVYEIGKDKKSVVVTGRVDQGILKLNTDAELAGFSSKKSTVRVTGIEMYHKTLSECMPGDSVGVSIVGTGDTTSLSKGNVERGMVMAATGSTNLYNKVKAQVYVLTKDEGGRHTGFSPHYRPQLFFHCADVTADMSFPEAEKHREELNKKFGRGPEEDKKKEAAMKEFESKLVCMPGDNRELILTLAYPMPIEKGLKFTIREGKITVGWGAVVETMGLDTKVNIEGKRIGAKPVTGKKKK
- a CDS encoding dynein-light chain-protein, putative — its product is MADHSSENSTAAETVNSDLDATRPGADAATLRGSSGADETSKNVTTSGQDVPEDQQGSTTAGVADGANGEAAVSAEKATAANTNNDGSGSQEDGEADEDEEEDDAGHWERVAASDVKNIILQVLSPYFDDDVGGGAAAGPGGDLAAIPSASGPSPPAIEEDRDGDDTAQRYDHFKAEEWVALVCDGIMERLVALGKPFKFVVHAMVMRKCGAGVHVCSSCYYAPMDGWLSHAHDLSAHLYAVVTVYWCAV